In the Quercus lobata isolate SW786 chromosome 5, ValleyOak3.0 Primary Assembly, whole genome shotgun sequence genome, one interval contains:
- the LOC115990997 gene encoding uncharacterized protein LOC115990997: protein MSREDQHESTSTTVVHSSIALLQERFRQLQRVKEMREERALKKMLTEPKHKQLDSNPTMHYVQPSSRLFFDSELSIPPRSPPHVALSIWPQSQTNHADYTSSYSETQPFENSCPTDHRPSALTSFNKSNDSDSHPDVDTSLHL, encoded by the coding sequence ATGAGCAGGGAAGACCAGCATGAATCCACTAGTACTACTGTCGTTCATTCCTCCATTGCCCTATTGCAAGAGAGGTTTAGACAGCTCCAAAGAGTGAAGGAAATGAGGGAGGAGAGAGCACTCAAGAAAATGCTCACCGAACCTAAACATAAACAGCTCGATTCCAATCCCACCATGCATTATGTTCAGCCTTCAAGCAGGTTGTTTTTCGACTCTGAGTTGAGCATTCCACCAAGATCACCACCCCATGTTGCACTCTCTATTTGGCCACAATCCCAAACCAATCATGCAGATTACACTAGCAGCTACAGCGAGACCCAACCCTTCGAGAACTCTTGCCCCACAGATCATAGACCCTCTGCTCTCACTTCTTTCAATAAATCCAATGACTCTGATTCTCACCCTGATGTTGATACTTCTCTCCATCTGTAA
- the LOC115990998 gene encoding uncharacterized protein LOC115990998, with translation MCISRLVGFFFKGLGNKIQGSELDSQTISMEDLAQSWTRLSLSEREGLGCCLTTEESVKSFSIAANFLTKRALNIEAIVRTFTPLWRARTGFKIQNIGDHKILFSFDDKEDVDRILGSELWSFDKHYDNDRPLQDIKYDRTTFWVQVRSLPMRYMPIEAEEKICNAVGKVIKQSDSQVYDGGNFIRVKVSIDITLPLCQGRLLSLNNDKQLWVMFKYERLPNICYWCGHLTHDDRGCDIWIESEGTLRNDQKEFGSSLRAPPFVVSKKKTIMVSGYFSTRKMNNKARHASQPMEEEPPTQ, from the coding sequence ATGTGTATTTCTAGgcttgtggggttttttttcaagggtttgggaaacaaaattcaaggTAGTGAATTGGACTCTCAGACAATCTCTATGGAGGACCTTGCACAATCTTGGACACGTCTTTCCCTATCTGAAAGAGAAGGGCTAGGTTGCTGCCTCACGACAGAGGAGAGTGTCAAATCTTTCTCCATTGCAGCAAACTTCCTCACTAAAAGAGCTCTCAACATTGAAGCGATTGTTAGAACTTTTACACCTCTGTGGCGGGCAAGGACAggtttcaaaattcaaaatattggAGATCAtaagattcttttttcttttgatgacAAGGAGGACGTAGACAGAATCCTAGGTAGCGAACTGTGGAGTTTTGACAAGCACTATGATAATGACAGACCTCTCCAGGATATCAAGTATGATAGGACTACATTTTGGGTACAAGTTCGTAGTCTCCCAATGAGGTATATGCCCATCGAGGCGGAGGAAAAAATTTGCAATGCAGTGGGAAAAGTTATTAAACAATCTGATTCACAGGTTTACGATGGGGGCAACTTTATTCGTGTAAAGGTCTCAATAGACATTACATTACCTTTATGCCAAGGTCGCCTTCTCTCCCTCAACAATGATAAGCAATTGTGGGTCATGTTCAAATACGAAAGACTGCCAAACATTTGCTATTGGTGTGGTCATCTTACTCATGACGATAGGGGCTGCGACATTTGGATTGAAAGCGAAGGAACTCTAAGGAATGATCAGAAGGAATTCGGATCCAGCCTACGTGCACCTCCATTTGTggtttcaaaaaagaaaacaattatgGTGTCGGGATACTTTTCTACGAGGAAGATGAACAATAAGGCTAGACATGCTTCTCAGCCAATGGAAGAGGAGCCACCGACACAATAG
- the LOC115989694 gene encoding putative calcium-transporting ATPase 13, plasma membrane-type isoform X1 — protein MLTGSGLDLESQQTVLLTPRNPPRERWRAVFLRLHERNLIHTADDRGSLAFLRSLSSRTSYYSTFTSFDDDTREAQDIVEILTESPQSVNLNGENDNCIRDEKVQLQQAHIAELVKKKKLDSIHEFGGIQVIAEALGTNLETGIIPADVRSRCIACTPSTTQTSALGFLQFLPKSCNNCTILLLFMCAVLSLGFGVKAEGLRTGWYEGVIIILAIIILVVIDSLRNQRQLKHSQRMSEKHKPFELQRMMVDVIRGGCSHKVNIGDVLIGDLVRLERGYIVPADGLFIDGESLKLDDDLESTINEENPFLFYGAKVIDGKGRMLVASVGMNTRLGDLMKQVTHVPEKTPLPSQIDKVNKGTQIFGLSISILILVVLFLRFMLLKEEIKSSHQDLKGKPKAIKEIMDSIEKVVMKPNGKISTLTTSLATLLVGVMEGIPFVITLAISYWNKKMMSEDSEQAFAREPFACLTMSSVTSICIDTTGWCMPTQNPVPVGWEIRAFQNAGFNITLVSEDNVSVLETIALNCGLLPCSNAMVLEGEEFRKFSNEERMNKVDQIILIGSSIPSDQLTLVQCLKNKGHIVAMVGVKTNAIPALKEADVGITMRICSTYMARASSGIIIGDGNLSFLFTIFRFGRCTFENIQKYIQLELTMNIAGLLITSITAMFCRYSPITSIQLLWANFVVSLLGGIGILTEPPTEELMEKLPLKQTKPLITKAMWRNIVSQALYQVTISVAFQFKGQTIPGISNKVSKTIIFNSFVLCQVFNQVNARELEKKNVFKSIHRNPLFWVSVGVILILQVAFIEIAHIIVGNARLNWVQWFSCLLAGMVSWASDWVTKSTAELWNYLTRLLGSHLRTINIPRNSTSSLELPLTHP, from the exons ATGTTAACAGGCTCCGGCCTTGACCTTGAGTCTCAGCAAACTGTGTTGCTAACGCCCAGAAATCCGCCAAGAGAGCGTTGGCGCGCAGTTTTTTTGAGGTTGCATGAGCGAAATCTCATACACACAGCTGATGACAGAGGTTCTCTTGCTTTCCTCAGATCTCTTTCATCGCGCACTTCCTACTACAGTACCTTTACCAGCTTCGATGATGATACAAGAGAAGCA CAGGATATTGTGGAAATTTTAACTGAATCACCTCAAAGTGTAAATTTAAATGGTGAGAATGACAACTGTATCAGAGATGAAAAAGTACAACTCCAGCAAGCACACATTGCtgagttagtaaaaaaaaaaaaattggattccaTACACGAGTTTGGAGGCATCCAAGTAATTGCAGAGGCTTTGGGTACTAATTTAGAGACGGGAATCATCCCTGCTGATGTGCGCTCTCGATGCATAGCTTGCACACCGTCCACAACACAAACTAGTGCACTAGGCTTCCTTCAATTTCTCCCAAAATCATGCAATAATTGCACCATTTTGCTTCTCTTCATGTGCGCAGTGCTGTCACTTGGCTTTGGTGTCAAGGCGGAAGGCCTGAGAACTGGTTGGTATGAAGGGGTCATCATAATTCTTGCCATCATCATACTTGTGGTCATTGATTCTCTACGTAATCAGCGTCAACTTAAACATTCCCAAAGGATGTCAGAGAAGCATAAACCATTTGAATTGCAGAGAATGATGGTTGATGTTATTAGAGGGGGATGTTCACACAAAGTAAACATTGGCGATGTTTTGATTGGTGACCTAGTACGCCTAGAGAGGGGCTATATCGTCCCTGCTGATGGTTTGTTCATTGATGGTGAATCCTTGAAACTGGATGATGATTTAGAGTCCACCATTAATGAGGAGAACCCTTTTTTGTTCTATGGTGCAAAGGTGATTGATGGAAAGGGTCGCATGCTAGTTGCATCAGTGGGCATGAACACTAGATTGGGTGATTTGATGAAGCAGGTTACCCATGTCCCCGAAAAGACCCCATTACCATCGCAAATTGACAAGGTGAACAAAGGCACACAAATTTTTGGTCTTTCAATATCTATCCTCATCCTTGTAGTGTTATTCCTCCGTTTTATGCTTCTAAAGGAAGAAATTAAGTCTAGCCACCAAGACCTCAAGGGGAAACCAAAGGCAATCAAAGAGATAATGGATTCGATTGAGAAAGTTGTGATGAAACCAAATGGGAAGATTAGTACCTTAACGACTTCACTTGCTACATTGCTGGTTGGAGTAATGGAAGGAATACCTTTTGTAATCACGCTTGCCATCTCTTATTGGAATAAGAAGATGATGTCTGAAGACTCTGAACAGGCATTTGCTCGAGAACCTTTTGCTTGCCTCACCATGAGTTCAGTCACAAGTATTTGCATTGATACAACAGGTTGGTGTATGCCAACACAAAACCCAGTGCCGGTTGGATGGGAAATAAGAGCTTTTCAAAATGCCGGATTTAACATCACTCTGGTTTCAGAAGATAATGTGTCAGTGTTGGAAACCATAGCTCTCAATTGTGGACTACTTCCCTGCTCAAATGCAATGGTGCTTGAAGGTGAAGAATTTCGGAAATTCAGCAATGAAGAGAGGATGAATAAAGTTGATCAAATCATCTTGATAGGAAGCTCAATCCCATCTGACCAGCTCACTTTAGTGCAATGTTTGAAGAATAAAGGCCATATAGTAGCAATGGTGGGAGTTAAAACAAATGCGATTCCAGCACTAAAAGAAGCTGATGTGGGGATTACTATGAGGATTTGTAGCACTTATATGGCCAGAGCAAGTTCTGGCATCATTATCGGTGATGGAAATCTCAGTTTCTTGTTCACCATTTTTAGGTTTGGAAGATGTACTTTCGAGAATATTCAGAAGTATATCCAACTGGAGCTCACCATGAATATAGCAGGGCTGTTGATAACCTCTATCACAGCAATGTTTTGCAGATATTCTCCAATTACATCTATCCAATTGCTATGGGCAAACTTTGTTGTGTCACTTCTTGGTGGCATTGGAATATTGACCGAGCCACCAACAGAGGAACTGATGGAAAAGCTGCCATTGAAACAAACTAAACCACTTATCACCAAGGCCATGTGGAGAAACATTGTGTCTCAAGCTCTCTATCAAGTTACCATCTCAGTGGCATTCCAATTCAAAGGGCAAACTATCCCGGGCATTAGCAATAAGGTTAGTAAAACCATTATCTTTAATAGTTTTGTCCTCTGCCAAGTATTTAACCAAGTAAATGCAAGGGAattggagaagaagaatgtgttTAAGAGCATTCATCGGAACCCATTGTTTTGGGTTTCTGTGGGTGTCATTCTCATACTGCAGGTGGCTTTTATTGAGATTGCACATATTATCGTAGGCAATGCAAGATTGAATTGGGTGCAGTGGTTTAGTTGTCTTCTTGCTGGGATGGTTTCATGGGCTAGTGATTGGGTTACAAAGAGCACGGCTGAGTTATGGAATTACTTGACTAGACTACTTGGCTCACATCTAAGAACTATTAATATCCCTCGTAATTCCACTTCTAGCCTTGAGCTGCCACTCACCCATCCTTAG
- the LOC115989694 gene encoding putative calcium-transporting ATPase 13, plasma membrane-type isoform X2 codes for MLTGSGLDLESQQTVLLTPRNPPRERWRAVFLRLHERNLIHTADDRGSLAFLRSLSSRTSYYSTFTSFDDDTREADIVEILTESPQSVNLNGENDNCIRDEKVQLQQAHIAELVKKKKLDSIHEFGGIQVIAEALGTNLETGIIPADVRSRCIACTPSTTQTSALGFLQFLPKSCNNCTILLLFMCAVLSLGFGVKAEGLRTGWYEGVIIILAIIILVVIDSLRNQRQLKHSQRMSEKHKPFELQRMMVDVIRGGCSHKVNIGDVLIGDLVRLERGYIVPADGLFIDGESLKLDDDLESTINEENPFLFYGAKVIDGKGRMLVASVGMNTRLGDLMKQVTHVPEKTPLPSQIDKVNKGTQIFGLSISILILVVLFLRFMLLKEEIKSSHQDLKGKPKAIKEIMDSIEKVVMKPNGKISTLTTSLATLLVGVMEGIPFVITLAISYWNKKMMSEDSEQAFAREPFACLTMSSVTSICIDTTGWCMPTQNPVPVGWEIRAFQNAGFNITLVSEDNVSVLETIALNCGLLPCSNAMVLEGEEFRKFSNEERMNKVDQIILIGSSIPSDQLTLVQCLKNKGHIVAMVGVKTNAIPALKEADVGITMRICSTYMARASSGIIIGDGNLSFLFTIFRFGRCTFENIQKYIQLELTMNIAGLLITSITAMFCRYSPITSIQLLWANFVVSLLGGIGILTEPPTEELMEKLPLKQTKPLITKAMWRNIVSQALYQVTISVAFQFKGQTIPGISNKVSKTIIFNSFVLCQVFNQVNARELEKKNVFKSIHRNPLFWVSVGVILILQVAFIEIAHIIVGNARLNWVQWFSCLLAGMVSWASDWVTKSTAELWNYLTRLLGSHLRTINIPRNSTSSLELPLTHP; via the exons ATGTTAACAGGCTCCGGCCTTGACCTTGAGTCTCAGCAAACTGTGTTGCTAACGCCCAGAAATCCGCCAAGAGAGCGTTGGCGCGCAGTTTTTTTGAGGTTGCATGAGCGAAATCTCATACACACAGCTGATGACAGAGGTTCTCTTGCTTTCCTCAGATCTCTTTCATCGCGCACTTCCTACTACAGTACCTTTACCAGCTTCGATGATGATACAAGAGAAGCA GATATTGTGGAAATTTTAACTGAATCACCTCAAAGTGTAAATTTAAATGGTGAGAATGACAACTGTATCAGAGATGAAAAAGTACAACTCCAGCAAGCACACATTGCtgagttagtaaaaaaaaaaaaattggattccaTACACGAGTTTGGAGGCATCCAAGTAATTGCAGAGGCTTTGGGTACTAATTTAGAGACGGGAATCATCCCTGCTGATGTGCGCTCTCGATGCATAGCTTGCACACCGTCCACAACACAAACTAGTGCACTAGGCTTCCTTCAATTTCTCCCAAAATCATGCAATAATTGCACCATTTTGCTTCTCTTCATGTGCGCAGTGCTGTCACTTGGCTTTGGTGTCAAGGCGGAAGGCCTGAGAACTGGTTGGTATGAAGGGGTCATCATAATTCTTGCCATCATCATACTTGTGGTCATTGATTCTCTACGTAATCAGCGTCAACTTAAACATTCCCAAAGGATGTCAGAGAAGCATAAACCATTTGAATTGCAGAGAATGATGGTTGATGTTATTAGAGGGGGATGTTCACACAAAGTAAACATTGGCGATGTTTTGATTGGTGACCTAGTACGCCTAGAGAGGGGCTATATCGTCCCTGCTGATGGTTTGTTCATTGATGGTGAATCCTTGAAACTGGATGATGATTTAGAGTCCACCATTAATGAGGAGAACCCTTTTTTGTTCTATGGTGCAAAGGTGATTGATGGAAAGGGTCGCATGCTAGTTGCATCAGTGGGCATGAACACTAGATTGGGTGATTTGATGAAGCAGGTTACCCATGTCCCCGAAAAGACCCCATTACCATCGCAAATTGACAAGGTGAACAAAGGCACACAAATTTTTGGTCTTTCAATATCTATCCTCATCCTTGTAGTGTTATTCCTCCGTTTTATGCTTCTAAAGGAAGAAATTAAGTCTAGCCACCAAGACCTCAAGGGGAAACCAAAGGCAATCAAAGAGATAATGGATTCGATTGAGAAAGTTGTGATGAAACCAAATGGGAAGATTAGTACCTTAACGACTTCACTTGCTACATTGCTGGTTGGAGTAATGGAAGGAATACCTTTTGTAATCACGCTTGCCATCTCTTATTGGAATAAGAAGATGATGTCTGAAGACTCTGAACAGGCATTTGCTCGAGAACCTTTTGCTTGCCTCACCATGAGTTCAGTCACAAGTATTTGCATTGATACAACAGGTTGGTGTATGCCAACACAAAACCCAGTGCCGGTTGGATGGGAAATAAGAGCTTTTCAAAATGCCGGATTTAACATCACTCTGGTTTCAGAAGATAATGTGTCAGTGTTGGAAACCATAGCTCTCAATTGTGGACTACTTCCCTGCTCAAATGCAATGGTGCTTGAAGGTGAAGAATTTCGGAAATTCAGCAATGAAGAGAGGATGAATAAAGTTGATCAAATCATCTTGATAGGAAGCTCAATCCCATCTGACCAGCTCACTTTAGTGCAATGTTTGAAGAATAAAGGCCATATAGTAGCAATGGTGGGAGTTAAAACAAATGCGATTCCAGCACTAAAAGAAGCTGATGTGGGGATTACTATGAGGATTTGTAGCACTTATATGGCCAGAGCAAGTTCTGGCATCATTATCGGTGATGGAAATCTCAGTTTCTTGTTCACCATTTTTAGGTTTGGAAGATGTACTTTCGAGAATATTCAGAAGTATATCCAACTGGAGCTCACCATGAATATAGCAGGGCTGTTGATAACCTCTATCACAGCAATGTTTTGCAGATATTCTCCAATTACATCTATCCAATTGCTATGGGCAAACTTTGTTGTGTCACTTCTTGGTGGCATTGGAATATTGACCGAGCCACCAACAGAGGAACTGATGGAAAAGCTGCCATTGAAACAAACTAAACCACTTATCACCAAGGCCATGTGGAGAAACATTGTGTCTCAAGCTCTCTATCAAGTTACCATCTCAGTGGCATTCCAATTCAAAGGGCAAACTATCCCGGGCATTAGCAATAAGGTTAGTAAAACCATTATCTTTAATAGTTTTGTCCTCTGCCAAGTATTTAACCAAGTAAATGCAAGGGAattggagaagaagaatgtgttTAAGAGCATTCATCGGAACCCATTGTTTTGGGTTTCTGTGGGTGTCATTCTCATACTGCAGGTGGCTTTTATTGAGATTGCACATATTATCGTAGGCAATGCAAGATTGAATTGGGTGCAGTGGTTTAGTTGTCTTCTTGCTGGGATGGTTTCATGGGCTAGTGATTGGGTTACAAAGAGCACGGCTGAGTTATGGAATTACTTGACTAGACTACTTGGCTCACATCTAAGAACTATTAATATCCCTCGTAATTCCACTTCTAGCCTTGAGCTGCCACTCACCCATCCTTAG